In Arachis hypogaea cultivar Tifrunner chromosome 17, arahy.Tifrunner.gnm2.J5K5, whole genome shotgun sequence, a single window of DNA contains:
- the LOC112767250 gene encoding uncharacterized protein encodes MVKLASARDFRTYGPGLTRNRYEYINAGLYLFSTVVLSCGFASQFSSEASSGLVVFLIALGLMLIVNFHDLMAHLVPIDFRFQLMAFDPQLAFVEFAVPLFNMLGTLLTFLAVFFIFLQEEKGHGYFKLEKHALNMLVAGPVLWVVGSIHNSCQIYERADGHVQILQQCVYIPFLMGSMLFMISSCLNYIEQSRVIHHGLGLLGRDWIWLGISGTIFFFIGGLINVVKVFKMQQMNGMRLEKLRGGAQEQLIRAREGHVPLLSEHHQIRIRHNPPPEETKVSKPLPTPYKDVLLGQTRS; translated from the exons ATGGTGAAGCTAGCATCGGCGAGGGACTTCCGTACGTACGGGCCGGGCCTCACCAGAAACCGTTACGAGTACATCAACGCGGGGCTTTACCTGTTTTCCACCGTGGTCCTGAGTTGTGGTTTCGCATCTCAGTTTTCTTCCGAGGCTTCTTCGGGGCTCGTGGTTTTCCTCATTGCATTGGGCCTCATGTTAATCGTAAACTTTCATGACCTTATGGCGCATCTTGTTCCCATTGATTTCCGCTTTCAGTTGATGGCTTTTGATCCTCAGCTCGCCTTCGTCGAATTCGCTGTCCCCCTCTTCAACATGCTCGGAACGCTTCTTACTTTTCTTGCcgttttcttcatttttcttcag GAAGAGAAAGGACATGGTTACTTCAAATTGGAAAAGCATGCTCTGAACATGTTGGTTGCTGGTCCTGTACTATGGGTGGTGGGATCGATTCACAATTCATGTCAAATCTACGAGAGAGCAGATGGTCATGTTCAAATCTTGCAGCAATGTGTGTATATCCCCTTCTTGATGGGGAGTATGTTGTTCATGATTAGTTCCTGCCTCAATTATATTGAGCAATCTAGAGTGATCCACCATGGCCTCGGCTTACTT GGTAGGGATTGGATCTGGTTAGGAATCTCGGGTACCATATTTTTCTTCATTGGTGGATTGATAAATGTGGTGAAAGTGTTCAAGATGCAACAAATGAATGGTATGAGGCTGGAGAAGCTGCGAGGTGGAGCACAAGAGCAACTAATAAGGGCGAGAGAAGGACATGTTCCCCTGCTTTCAGAACATCATCAAATAAGAATAAGACATAATCCACCACCTGAAGAAACCAAAGTTTCAAAGCCTCTTCCTACTCCTTATAAGGATGTCCTTCTCGGTCAAACTAGATCATGA